One window of the Nothobranchius furzeri strain GRZ-AD chromosome 3, NfurGRZ-RIMD1, whole genome shotgun sequence genome contains the following:
- the hgh1 gene encoding protein HGH1 homolog isoform X2: MLSDGEAAELRSFLTIGTRPDVKAVATESLLGLSAHRDGCRFLHSKPELIAALVELTSDPSVAIVKDCYHILINLSADETLHQVIVNKVKVLPLLLKNLLDPGYLFSDQICTILSNLTRHEKTCRTVFEVLQEDIGLAKLVAIFCDENYNQKAKMHYLGPLLSNLTQLPQARTYMMDRDRYVIQRLLPFTQYKESVVRRGGVIGTLRNCCFDHTHHQWLLSEAVDILPFLLLPLAGPEELTEEENEGLPVDLQFLPEDKRREEDPDLRKMLLEALLLLTATKAGRRMLKDKNVYPVIRELHRWEKDAHVAAVCEKLVQNSPVDTNRSLFGDLESGIMVH, translated from the exons ATGCTGAGTGACGGTGAAGCCGCGGAGCTCCGGTCCTTCCTGACCATCGGGACCCGTCCGGATGTCAAGGCCGTGGCTACAGAGTCGCTGCTGGGTCTGTCTGCTCACAG AGACGGGTGCCGTTTCCTCCACTCCAAACCCGAGCTGATAGCCGCGCTGGTGGAGCTGACCTCTGACCCATCTGTTGCTATAGTGAAGGACTGTTACCACATCCTCATTAACTTGTCTGCCGATGAGACGCTGCATCAG GTTATAGTGAATAAGGTCAAAGTTCTTCCACTGTTGTTGAAGAACCTTTTGGACCCAGGATACTTGTTCTCCGATCAGATCTGCACCATTCTGTCAAACCTGACCCGGCACGAGAAGACCTGCAGGACGGTGTTTGAG gtcctgcaggaggaCATTGGTCTGGCTAAACTGGTGGCAATCTTCTGTGATGAAAACTACAATCAGAAAGCCAAGATGCACTACCTGGGTCCTCTCCTGTCCAACTTGACTCAGCTACCCCAGGCCAGAACCTACATGATGGACCGGGACAG GTATGTGATTCAGAGATTACTCCCCTTCACCCAGTACAAGGAATCAGTTGTGAGAAGGGGCGGAGTTATTGGGACTCTCCGTAACTGCTGCTTTGACCACA CTCATCACCAGTGGTTGCTAAGTGAGGCTGTAGACATCCTGCCATTCCTGCTGCTGCCGCTGGCCGGTCCTGAGGAGCTGACGGAGGAAGAAAATGAAG GTCTCCCTGTGGACCTGCAGTTCCTCCCCGAGGACAAGAGACGAGAGGAGGACCCCGACCTACGGAAGATGCTGCTGGAGGCGCTGTTGTTG CTGACGGCGACCAAAGCCGGCAGACGAATGCTGAAGGACAAGAATGTTTATCCAGTGATAAGGGAGTTGCACCGCTGGGAGAAAGACGCTCACGTTGCAGCAGTCTGCGAGAAACTCGTCCAG AACTCACCTGTGGACACAAACCGAAGTCTTTTTGGGGATCTTGAGTCAGGCATCATGGTGCATTAA
- the hgh1 gene encoding protein HGH1 homolog isoform X1, translating into MLSDGEAAELRSFLTIGTRPDVKAVATESLLGLSAHRDGCRFLHSKPELIAALVELTSDPSVAIVKDCYHILINLSADETLHQVIVNKVKVLPLLLKNLLDPGYLFSDQICTILSNLTRHEKTCRTVFEVLQEDIGLAKLVAIFCDENYNQKAKMHYLGPLLSNLTQLPQARTYMMDRDRYVIQRLLPFTQYKESVVRRGGVIGTLRNCCFDHTHHQWLLSEAVDILPFLLLPLAGPEELTEEENEGLPVDLQFLPEDKRREEDPDLRKMLLEALLLLTATKAGRRMLKDKNVYPVIRELHRWEKDAHVAAVCEKLVQVLIGDEPEEGMDNLLEVNIPEEVEEKLREADAKEQEELEEETRRRREESDAEQTEREGRV; encoded by the exons ATGCTGAGTGACGGTGAAGCCGCGGAGCTCCGGTCCTTCCTGACCATCGGGACCCGTCCGGATGTCAAGGCCGTGGCTACAGAGTCGCTGCTGGGTCTGTCTGCTCACAG AGACGGGTGCCGTTTCCTCCACTCCAAACCCGAGCTGATAGCCGCGCTGGTGGAGCTGACCTCTGACCCATCTGTTGCTATAGTGAAGGACTGTTACCACATCCTCATTAACTTGTCTGCCGATGAGACGCTGCATCAG GTTATAGTGAATAAGGTCAAAGTTCTTCCACTGTTGTTGAAGAACCTTTTGGACCCAGGATACTTGTTCTCCGATCAGATCTGCACCATTCTGTCAAACCTGACCCGGCACGAGAAGACCTGCAGGACGGTGTTTGAG gtcctgcaggaggaCATTGGTCTGGCTAAACTGGTGGCAATCTTCTGTGATGAAAACTACAATCAGAAAGCCAAGATGCACTACCTGGGTCCTCTCCTGTCCAACTTGACTCAGCTACCCCAGGCCAGAACCTACATGATGGACCGGGACAG GTATGTGATTCAGAGATTACTCCCCTTCACCCAGTACAAGGAATCAGTTGTGAGAAGGGGCGGAGTTATTGGGACTCTCCGTAACTGCTGCTTTGACCACA CTCATCACCAGTGGTTGCTAAGTGAGGCTGTAGACATCCTGCCATTCCTGCTGCTGCCGCTGGCCGGTCCTGAGGAGCTGACGGAGGAAGAAAATGAAG GTCTCCCTGTGGACCTGCAGTTCCTCCCCGAGGACAAGAGACGAGAGGAGGACCCCGACCTACGGAAGATGCTGCTGGAGGCGCTGTTGTTG CTGACGGCGACCAAAGCCGGCAGACGAATGCTGAAGGACAAGAATGTTTATCCAGTGATAAGGGAGTTGCACCGCTGGGAGAAAGACGCTCACGTTGCAGCAGTCTGCGAGAAACTCGTCCAG GTACTGATTGGGGACGAGCCAGAAGAAGGGATGGACAACCTGCTAGAGGTGAACATCCCAGAGGAGGTTGaagagaaactcagagaagccGATGCAAAAGagcaggaggagctggaggaggagaccaGGAGGAGAAGGGAGGAGAGCGATGCTGAGCAAACAGAAAGAGAAGGGAGGGTGTAG